From the genome of Glycine max cultivar Williams 82 chromosome 2, Glycine_max_v4.0, whole genome shotgun sequence, one region includes:
- the LOC100527563 gene encoding uncharacterized protein isoform X2, with amino-acid sequence MAAITATTRRTKTPPSPKAFKHVSFCGVVCGIHPHIFSFQFAFAFHLALCFFQEASFRHRWPRSMKLLPETPRTARRSSKPSALSATPSTKVPTTNKVQELLCIDVEGNIMLVETYQTFSAYTIEECGRKIGLMAQILLHGTLHATVYEVDKLKIGGGNFLTKMGSKMAIVIVALFAVLLFISPEVACRDFKEGEVVKETNEESDARLAGSGGGDLDLSHGPWIGNCRRERHVPDRPSRPRAY; translated from the exons atggcgGCGATAACGGCAACAACAAGGAGAACGAAGACTCCACCATCACCTAAAGCATTCAAGCATGTTTCTTTCTGTGGAGTTGTCTGTGGTATCCATCCCCACATATTCTCATTTCAATTTGCATTTGCATTTCATTTGGCACTTTGTTTCTTTCAGGAAGCTTCGTTTAGGCATCGATGGCCTCGTTCGATGAAACTCCTCCCAGAAACTCCAAGAACGGCGAGAAGATCTTCAAAACCAAGTGCGCTCAGTGCCACACCATCGACAAAGGTGCCGACAACAAACAAG GTTCAAGAGTTACTCTGTATTGATGTTGAGGGAAACATTATGCTTGTTGAG ACATACCAAACTTTCTCAGCCTACACCATTGAAGAATGTGGCAGAAAAATTGGA CTGATGGCGCAAATTCTGCTCCATGGGACTCTTCACGCCACTGTCTATGAAGTCGATAAGCTCAAAATTGGTGGAGGCAACTTTTTAACCAAG ATGGGTTCGAAGATGGCTATAGTGATCGTAGCCTTGTTCGCCGTGCTCCTTTTCATCTCCCCAGAGGTGGCATGCAGGGATTTCAAAGAGG GTGAGGTTGTCAAAGAGACTAATGAGGAGAGTGATGCCAGATTAGCCGGTAGTGGTGGTGGTGACCTTGATCTGTCTCATGGTCCGTGGATAGGAAATTGCCGTCGTGAAAGGCACGTTCCTGATCGCCCGAGCCGACCGCGAGCTTATTAA
- the LOC100527563 gene encoding uncharacterized protein isoform X1, whose product MAAITATTRRTKTPPSPKAFKHVSFCGVVCGIHPHIFSFQFAFAFHLALCFFQEASFRHRWPRSMKLLPETPRTARRSSKPSALSATPSTKVPTTNKVQELLCIDVEGNIMLVETYQTFSAYTIEECGRKIGLMAQILLHGTLHATVYEVDKLKIGGGNFLTKMGSKMAIVIVALFAVLLFISPEVACRDFKEELGEVVKETNEESDARLAGSGGGDLDLSHGPWIGNCRRERHVPDRPSRPRAY is encoded by the exons atggcgGCGATAACGGCAACAACAAGGAGAACGAAGACTCCACCATCACCTAAAGCATTCAAGCATGTTTCTTTCTGTGGAGTTGTCTGTGGTATCCATCCCCACATATTCTCATTTCAATTTGCATTTGCATTTCATTTGGCACTTTGTTTCTTTCAGGAAGCTTCGTTTAGGCATCGATGGCCTCGTTCGATGAAACTCCTCCCAGAAACTCCAAGAACGGCGAGAAGATCTTCAAAACCAAGTGCGCTCAGTGCCACACCATCGACAAAGGTGCCGACAACAAACAAG GTTCAAGAGTTACTCTGTATTGATGTTGAGGGAAACATTATGCTTGTTGAG ACATACCAAACTTTCTCAGCCTACACCATTGAAGAATGTGGCAGAAAAATTGGA CTGATGGCGCAAATTCTGCTCCATGGGACTCTTCACGCCACTGTCTATGAAGTCGATAAGCTCAAAATTGGTGGAGGCAACTTTTTAACCAAG ATGGGTTCGAAGATGGCTATAGTGATCGTAGCCTTGTTCGCCGTGCTCCTTTTCATCTCCCCAGAGGTGGCATGCAGGGATTTCAAAGAGG AGCTAGGTGAGGTTGTCAAAGAGACTAATGAGGAGAGTGATGCCAGATTAGCCGGTAGTGGTGGTGGTGACCTTGATCTGTCTCATGGTCCGTGGATAGGAAATTGCCGTCGTGAAAGGCACGTTCCTGATCGCCCGAGCCGACCGCGAGCTTATTAA
- the LOC100527563 gene encoding uncharacterized protein isoform X6 — MFLSVELSVEASFRHRWPRSMKLLPETPRTARRSSKPSALSATPSTKVPTTNKVQELLCIDVEGNIMLVETYQTFSAYTIEECGRKIGLMAQILLHGTLHATVYEVDKLKIGGGNFLTKMGSKMAIVIVALFAVLLFISPEVACRDFKEELGEVVKETNEESDARLAGSGGGDLDLSHGPWIGNCRRERHVPDRPSRPRAY, encoded by the exons ATGTTTCTTTCTGTGGAGTTGTCTGTG GAAGCTTCGTTTAGGCATCGATGGCCTCGTTCGATGAAACTCCTCCCAGAAACTCCAAGAACGGCGAGAAGATCTTCAAAACCAAGTGCGCTCAGTGCCACACCATCGACAAAGGTGCCGACAACAAACAAG GTTCAAGAGTTACTCTGTATTGATGTTGAGGGAAACATTATGCTTGTTGAG ACATACCAAACTTTCTCAGCCTACACCATTGAAGAATGTGGCAGAAAAATTGGA CTGATGGCGCAAATTCTGCTCCATGGGACTCTTCACGCCACTGTCTATGAAGTCGATAAGCTCAAAATTGGTGGAGGCAACTTTTTAACCAAG ATGGGTTCGAAGATGGCTATAGTGATCGTAGCCTTGTTCGCCGTGCTCCTTTTCATCTCCCCAGAGGTGGCATGCAGGGATTTCAAAGAGG AGCTAGGTGAGGTTGTCAAAGAGACTAATGAGGAGAGTGATGCCAGATTAGCCGGTAGTGGTGGTGGTGACCTTGATCTGTCTCATGGTCCGTGGATAGGAAATTGCCGTCGTGAAAGGCACGTTCCTGATCGCCCGAGCCGACCGCGAGCTTATTAA
- the LOC100527563 gene encoding uncharacterized protein isoform X5 gives MAAITATTRRTKTPPSPKAFKHVSFCGVVCGIHPHIFSFQFAFAFHLALCFFQEASFRHRWPRSMKLLPETPRTARRSSKPSALSATPSTKVPTTNKLMAQILLHGTLHATVYEVDKLKIGGGNFLTKMGSKMAIVIVALFAVLLFISPEVACRDFKEELGEVVKETNEESDARLAGSGGGDLDLSHGPWIGNCRRERHVPDRPSRPRAY, from the exons atggcgGCGATAACGGCAACAACAAGGAGAACGAAGACTCCACCATCACCTAAAGCATTCAAGCATGTTTCTTTCTGTGGAGTTGTCTGTGGTATCCATCCCCACATATTCTCATTTCAATTTGCATTTGCATTTCATTTGGCACTTTGTTTCTTTCAGGAAGCTTCGTTTAGGCATCGATGGCCTCGTTCGATGAAACTCCTCCCAGAAACTCCAAGAACGGCGAGAAGATCTTCAAAACCAAGTGCGCTCAGTGCCACACCATCGACAAAGGTGCCGACAACAAACAAG CTGATGGCGCAAATTCTGCTCCATGGGACTCTTCACGCCACTGTCTATGAAGTCGATAAGCTCAAAATTGGTGGAGGCAACTTTTTAACCAAG ATGGGTTCGAAGATGGCTATAGTGATCGTAGCCTTGTTCGCCGTGCTCCTTTTCATCTCCCCAGAGGTGGCATGCAGGGATTTCAAAGAGG AGCTAGGTGAGGTTGTCAAAGAGACTAATGAGGAGAGTGATGCCAGATTAGCCGGTAGTGGTGGTGGTGACCTTGATCTGTCTCATGGTCCGTGGATAGGAAATTGCCGTCGTGAAAGGCACGTTCCTGATCGCCCGAGCCGACCGCGAGCTTATTAA
- the LOC100527563 gene encoding uncharacterized protein isoform X3 — protein sequence MAAITATTRRTKTPPSPKAFKHVSFCGVVCGIHPHIFSFQFAFAFHLALCFFQEASFRHRWPRSMKLLPETPRTARRSSKPSALSATPSTKVPTTNKTYQTFSAYTIEECGRKIGLMAQILLHGTLHATVYEVDKLKIGGGNFLTKMGSKMAIVIVALFAVLLFISPEVACRDFKEELGEVVKETNEESDARLAGSGGGDLDLSHGPWIGNCRRERHVPDRPSRPRAY from the exons atggcgGCGATAACGGCAACAACAAGGAGAACGAAGACTCCACCATCACCTAAAGCATTCAAGCATGTTTCTTTCTGTGGAGTTGTCTGTGGTATCCATCCCCACATATTCTCATTTCAATTTGCATTTGCATTTCATTTGGCACTTTGTTTCTTTCAGGAAGCTTCGTTTAGGCATCGATGGCCTCGTTCGATGAAACTCCTCCCAGAAACTCCAAGAACGGCGAGAAGATCTTCAAAACCAAGTGCGCTCAGTGCCACACCATCGACAAAGGTGCCGACAACAAACAAG ACATACCAAACTTTCTCAGCCTACACCATTGAAGAATGTGGCAGAAAAATTGGA CTGATGGCGCAAATTCTGCTCCATGGGACTCTTCACGCCACTGTCTATGAAGTCGATAAGCTCAAAATTGGTGGAGGCAACTTTTTAACCAAG ATGGGTTCGAAGATGGCTATAGTGATCGTAGCCTTGTTCGCCGTGCTCCTTTTCATCTCCCCAGAGGTGGCATGCAGGGATTTCAAAGAGG AGCTAGGTGAGGTTGTCAAAGAGACTAATGAGGAGAGTGATGCCAGATTAGCCGGTAGTGGTGGTGGTGACCTTGATCTGTCTCATGGTCCGTGGATAGGAAATTGCCGTCGTGAAAGGCACGTTCCTGATCGCCCGAGCCGACCGCGAGCTTATTAA
- the LOC100527563 gene encoding uncharacterized protein isoform X4, producing the protein MAAITATTRRTKTPPSPKAFKHVSFCGVVCGIHPHIFSFQFAFAFHLALCFFQEASFRHRWPRSMKLLPETPRTARRSSKPSALSATPSTKVPTTNKVQELLCIDVEGNIMLVELMAQILLHGTLHATVYEVDKLKIGGGNFLTKMGSKMAIVIVALFAVLLFISPEVACRDFKEELGEVVKETNEESDARLAGSGGGDLDLSHGPWIGNCRRERHVPDRPSRPRAY; encoded by the exons atggcgGCGATAACGGCAACAACAAGGAGAACGAAGACTCCACCATCACCTAAAGCATTCAAGCATGTTTCTTTCTGTGGAGTTGTCTGTGGTATCCATCCCCACATATTCTCATTTCAATTTGCATTTGCATTTCATTTGGCACTTTGTTTCTTTCAGGAAGCTTCGTTTAGGCATCGATGGCCTCGTTCGATGAAACTCCTCCCAGAAACTCCAAGAACGGCGAGAAGATCTTCAAAACCAAGTGCGCTCAGTGCCACACCATCGACAAAGGTGCCGACAACAAACAAG GTTCAAGAGTTACTCTGTATTGATGTTGAGGGAAACATTATGCTTGTTGAG CTGATGGCGCAAATTCTGCTCCATGGGACTCTTCACGCCACTGTCTATGAAGTCGATAAGCTCAAAATTGGTGGAGGCAACTTTTTAACCAAG ATGGGTTCGAAGATGGCTATAGTGATCGTAGCCTTGTTCGCCGTGCTCCTTTTCATCTCCCCAGAGGTGGCATGCAGGGATTTCAAAGAGG AGCTAGGTGAGGTTGTCAAAGAGACTAATGAGGAGAGTGATGCCAGATTAGCCGGTAGTGGTGGTGGTGACCTTGATCTGTCTCATGGTCCGTGGATAGGAAATTGCCGTCGTGAAAGGCACGTTCCTGATCGCCCGAGCCGACCGCGAGCTTATTAA